In Styela clava chromosome 10, kaStyClav1.hap1.2, whole genome shotgun sequence, the sequence AGATGCCAGttaaaagttaaaataaatcttaaccgttaaccatctaaaattgGTTAACCGGtaaaccattcccagccctagctaCAATACTATCGGGCACCTTGGTAAACAATTCTAACAAGAAATCAAGATTTGAAAACAAGTACATGTGAACAAGGCATAATGAACGATCACACCTAAAAGAAATATGGCAGAATGATAAACTTGATTGAGGTTTCACAAATGTAAAGAATATAGATATTTTATTCAGTGATACaacaataaatttcatttaaCCATAGAGTTTAGTAACAGTCTTACATTTTTAAACTCATCAGTTTCTCATTCACTCATGACATATTTCACTTTCTACAAAAGATAAACTTGTCAAAATACATACATTCGTTGATGGAAAAATTTCATAATAGTCATGCAAATACATTTTGATATATGCAACAttgataaatttcaaatttcttaaACTTGTCAACTTCACTGTCAACAGACATTACTGTTTGTCAGTGAAACAGTGATTCTAACTTAAATTGTGGatagttttatttcattcaaattgaCCAGACAATTAATAACAACTTGTGAAATTACTATAGTTCAATATAATTGTGATTCATTTGGCAGTAAAAGTATgttcaatatatttattatttcaaaagaaGATAATAGATGTCAAAATAATACATTTGTTGGGCCAGCTTATAGGTGCATGACATCACAAGTTTCATTACACTTCAAGACATATGAATTGACTTTGACAAATGTTGAATCCATAACATAAAAACCCAAGCCATTCCACTATTGACATAACTCTGAACATTTTCAAAAGTgatacaataaatttttttacaattaaacGTTATGGGTTGCAGTGGAATAATATGATCAGTATAACCATGTCATATTGTCCATATTATAACGAGCAAAAGTTGGCTCTGATTTATGGTTTCAAAATCACATAGACAGCACTTTCAATCTGAATTGATAAGTTATAAACTTATAAATAATCAATATTATGCGTTATAATAGgatgaatttttttgtcaatcTACTTTTTCAAACCTTTACTTACAATACATccagaaataattgaaatatgttCTGAATTGACTGATGTTCAACAGAGCGATTGACTCAAAAATCTGTTAATTCGTCAAAATTGAATTCGGTATTTCAGACTTGATATTTTGTCTCTGTTTAGGtttacatataaaatagttcaaataaacattaattttttcatttctttacaGTGGCAGAAGTTCAAGTCAAATCTATTTTTGTAATACCACCAGATGTCGAATgcttagaaaaaaaatttgatgtgaAAACAATCTCCATTATTACTGAAATTAAGTATTAAACACATCACATATATAACAATTTCGAAACTATTCAAATTTCATGATTCCTTTTGGAAACCACTTCATAAAAATACCCTAAATTATTCATTAAACCAGAAAAATTATGATATCACATATGACAATTCCAGATCGACTCAAACGTTTTATATACCATACCACTGCCcttgacaaacaaaatacatgTTAGGACAATCAATTGatttaaaatgaacaaattgaCTTATTGTGGAATGACTTGGACAGTTTACACAACAtattattgatgaaaacaattaatctTCTTTCTCCTTTCCTCCTCCTACACTACAAGTCATGAACAATGACAGAAGAACACCTGCAATTGCAGCCtggtatgtgacgtcataatccAACTTGTTCATGGTGTATAACAGACCAGACATTTCTACGATGAGAAAAAATGTTGCCAATGTCTGTATATTCCCAGTTAAAAGAAGGAAacctgaaaataataaattttgaaaattatgtttcaaaataaaaaaaatttcaaaatattatcagtTGAAATAGCCAACTTATTCCTCCAGTCAGGACTGTGTGCTGCATTCAGAACCATGTCTGTGCAGTCAGGGAATGCAAAACTACAACTGACTCctactttcaaaaaaattctaaagCTCATCACTTACCACAGATCAGATCAACATATCCAAAAATTTCCTGGAATTGCATTGCATTGAGTGATACTGATTTTCTACCTGGAAAATCCTGTAATTCTTTGTCCATTCTTTTGAATTCTTTTCCCtggataataaaaatatatactttatagtCCTTGATGCACAACATAATTtgtttggaaaatatttttgtaatttatcagatattcaaataaaaatgtagAAGGAGATGTGTGTTGCAAACAACTGTGTATTTGCTCTAAGCATTCCGAGAATATTTATTCAGCCTAGAATCGTAATTTTCGTAAATTTCTCCAGACTCGACAGCCGTGCCTTTATCTCTGAATAGTGCTCATGGCATTTTTGAGAtacatttatcatttttttttaaatcctttttatttttttcacttattcattttcattcaatattGGTTACAGAATGATTTTTGGGACCTTGTGTACGAAGCCCCGACCACTAATGCAAACATGTGAGATACGAGAGAAACATCCCCGCCGAGTTTTCAAataccaaattagtaattattccgtTGGGATTagtaatgatttaaaaatttgattttcaagcGCAATTCGTATCCCTAgctctaactggataattatttattttcttattttgagcattgGTTAGAGGCTTTTTACAAAAGATCCGATTTTTCCACAATACAGAGACAATTTAACCCATAAATCATCATTCAAATAGCCTAAGCCTACGCATATACTGAAATTGGGAATGTTCAATAGTACATACCATAGATTCATACAGATCAGGAGTCCATCTCTTTCCAAATCTTTTTGTTTTAATGAATCCAGCTGTCATAAATCCGAATCCAATAAAAATACGAATGAAGGTTCTCAaatgcatttttaattttgttgatataGATAGTTACTAGttagataattataaa encodes:
- the LOC120338449 gene encoding uncharacterized protein LOC120338449 isoform X1, producing MHLRTFIRIFIGFGFMTAGFIKTKRFGKRWTPDLYESMGKEFKRMDKELQDFPGRKSVSLNAMQFQEIFGYVDLICGFLLLTGNIQTLATFFLIVEMSGLLYTMNKLDYDVTYQAAIAGVLLSLFMTCSVGGGKEKED